The following nucleotide sequence is from Zea mays cultivar B73 chromosome 1, Zm-B73-REFERENCE-NAM-5.0, whole genome shotgun sequence.
GCACATGTATTTGTATCATCAAGCATTAGCATTTTCACAAGTACACTTTTTACTGTACTACATTCAGACTGTTTATTCAATGTCCACCTTGAAACACGTTTGGTATGAGACTGCAGCTAATTTAGCATTGCATGTTATGTATCCAATACTGAATTTTCTAATAGTTTAATTTCACAGCATACAGATTTATACCTTGCCTGTGAATCCCATGTTAATTGGCAATTGATCAGTGGACTGCAACATTAATTTCAATTGAGATGGTGCTAGAGTGCAAGTTGTGGCACAAGTTCCATGTGCTGGTCCGGTTCCACCACCCACTAATGTCGTGATGCCTACACAAATATTGATATAACTTAAAGTTTTCATTTATATCACTGACTAACCTGGGTCACATGGCACATAAGACACACATCATATTTGAAACTTAACTAAGAAATATATTTTCAAACATAAAAAATTTACAAGCAACCCAAGCTCTGCCAGAATGATTTACCCCAGTGTTGATTTGATACCCTTTGTTTGTAAAATGGTGAAATTTCCATGATAATCAAATGAAGTGTATTTGATTGCACCTAATATATGGTAGAAGTCAAGAAGCCTAACCGCTTGCAATTGCCTCTTCTGCCAACTGAGGACATATAAAGTGGACATGGCAATCTATGCCACCAGCAGTGACAATCATGCCTTCAGATGCAATAACTTCAGTATTGACCTGCAATTTCAtgaaattttatctcttttcttTAGCAAATTAATATGAAACGTTCAGTAAATAGTTAGTTACCCCAACAATCATGTTGTTATGGACACCATCCATGACATCAGGGTTTCCAGCCTTTCCAATAGCAACTATAAGTCCACCTTTTATACCGATATCAGCCTTGTATATTCCGGTATAATCAATCACAACAGCATTGGTTATAACTGTATCTAGGCAGAAAGATTCTGGGTACCCTGAAGCTTGTCCCATGCCATCACGCAGAACTTTTCCACCGCCAAATATGCACTCATCACCATAAAAGGCGAAGTCCTTTTCAATCTCAGCATAAAGATTGGTATCACCAAGCCTAATCTTATCACCGGTGGTAGGTCCATAAATGCTCGCATACTTCTCATGATCAACAGTACAGTCAAATGAACCATCACCGATAATACCTTCCCTGCATATAAACTTACTAGGACACTTTAGGTCAGTGCTCGTGCGTTACAACGGAATcatataataccacgataacttaTGAATAAATGTGTATTATACTGTGATGAGATGGAGGATGACGTTCTCAAGCTGTTCGGGATGATGTCGAAGCGAAACTAGGACCACGGTCGAGCACCGAGCCCGCGATGCGAGGTCGCCCGTCTGCGAGGTGGAGGGGGGCAGTCTCGGGGAGGGGGCAATCTCCGGGATATGGTAGTGGAGTGGCGGCGCGCGGTCGAGAAGGTGTACGTGGGAGCCAGTGGAGGGATGACGCAACAGGCGGTAGAGAAACGTCGATATTTTATAGTTAATACTCTCTTTATCCCAAATTACAATTCGTTTTAGCTCTAGGTTTTAATGTCGATATTCAAATGGACGGTCATGAatttagatatatatatataaagcacATATATTATGTATTGTATGAATTCATTAATGATCTAAAACGAAATTTATTTTGGAACAGAAGGTGTATAATAGTATTTATTTATTACAAGACTTTTCTATACAACTGATACTAAATCATACTATATCGAGCATCGCGGGCTCGGTGCTCGATCGTGGCCCGAGTTTCGCTTCGACATCATCCCGAACAGCTTGAGAACGCCATCCTCCATCTCATCACAATATAATACACAATTATTCATAAGTTATCCTGGTATTATATGATTccattgcaacgcacgggcactgacctagtAATATTTAATAGATTATATATAGTATATGAGTGCCTGATTTCAGTTTAAATTTGACTTAATAGTCTACATGTTTTTATCAAACGTACAAACAAAGAAATAATCAATTTTTATTGAATCAGTCACTGTTTTTATATACTTAGCTATTTAAAAATTAATAGTAATTGGTATGTATTTATACACTATAGTATAATACATGTGCGTTGCAACGACACACTAATCATATTTGATGGTATAGTGTAACAGTTGTATGACAAGTAAGGGCCTGGTGACAAATCAGTGTAATGAACGATCCTcacaaaaacaaacaaaaattaaAATGAACATATAGTCATATTCCAAATATTAAATTGCATACGCTGCACTTTATATTAGCTAAAAGGCTGAGAAAGATGAGTTGAATAGAAGATATGTCCCTTTTTATAGCTAACCCAGCTGCTCTCCTTC
It contains:
- the LOC103644715 gene encoding urease, which codes for MGQASGYPESFCLDTVITNAVVIDYTGIYKADIGIKGGLIVAIGKAGNPDVMDGVHNNMIVGVNTEVIASEGMIVTAGGIDCHVHFICPQLAEEAIASGITTLVGGGTGPAHGTCATTCTLAPSQLKLMLQSTDQLPINMGFTGKV